The nucleotide sequence TTTGTGGTCATGGAGTCGGTCAAGGACAATCGTCCGGTCAGGGTCTATCCGGGCGCATTGTAATTTGGTTATAGCGGGTCACCTGCCAGATACCGCTCGAGCGTTTTAACAGTCCCATCCTGCCAGATGCGTAGAAGCGCGGACGAGAACGCCGTGACATAGGCTGAATTTGAGGCAAGCGAGCCAAAGATGTCTTCCATTGCAAGCCAGGCCGACGGATTACTTTTCGCGAGTGCCGCCTGTCGAGCCAGGCGATCCCACGACGGATCGTTAGGTTCGATGATCGCGCCGCTATCGGTTCTGCCATAGCAATAGCGGCACCAGAATGCGGAAACGAGCGCCAATCCTGTCACAGACTTGCCTTCAGCCACTCGATCAGAAGCTGTTGGCAGAATGAATTTCGGCTGGCGGTTGGAACCGTCGAGGCATAGCCTGCGAATTGTATCGCCGATGCTTGGATTGGCGAAGCGCTTGTCAATGAGAAGCCGATAGGCCTCCAGATCGGTATCAGGCACCGGCGGCACTTCAGGGATGATCTCTTCCGTGGTGAGCTTTTCCAGATAGCGCCGGATCAACGGGTGCTCCATGGCCTCATGCACGAAATGTATGTCGAGCAAACCGCCCGGATAAGCGATAGCCGCATGGCCGCCGTTCAGAATACGGATCTTCATCAATTCATAAGCGGCGACCTGATCGGTAAACGTGACGCCAACCTTCTCCAGCGCGGGACGTCCAGCAGGAAAATTGTCTTCCACCACCCATTGCTTGAAACCTTCACAGAAGACTGGCCAGCCATCTTCGATCCCGAACTCCTTCGCTGCGAACTCGCGTTCACGCGCGCCGGTGGCCGGCGTAATGCGGTCCACCATGGAATTTGGAAAAGCGACATGGGCTGAAATCCAATCGGCAAAGGCGGGATCATCCAGTTTCGCGAGACCGACGACAGCATCTTCGGTCACATGCCCATTGCCCGGAATGTTATCACACGACATCACGGTGAAGGGCTGCACACCAGCCGCCTTACGCAATTTCAGCGCCTGCACAATCAGACCGAAGACGGTGTTCGGTTGATTTGGATGGGCGGCATCCGCCACAATATCGGGGTGGGCAGGATCAAAGGTCTGACTTGCCGGATCGATGTAATAACCACCTTCGGTGATCGTCATGGAAACGATGCGAGTATCAGGTGATGTAAGGTAGGCCATCAAAGCCTTTCGCCCCTCCTCTGTCGATAGGGTTACATAATCGACCATGGAAGCGGTAATCCTTGCCCCCGCATAATCAGCTTCTTGTTCGACAACTGTGGTAAGCCAGTCTTGCGCCATGAGCGTATCACGCATGGCGTCGTCACTGCCACGCACCCCGGCCCCGACCAACGCCCAGTCGTACCCCTCGCCCATTCCAAACAGATCATCCAGGTAGACAGCCTGATGGGCACGGTGAAAATTCCCCACACCGAAATGCACGATGCCCGGTTTCAAACAAGTTGGGTCGTAGCCGGGTTTATGGACATTATCAAAGCCCTGAAGCGTTACGCGGGACAGCTTTGTCATGACGATTTCCTTCAATTCAATCGGGTACGAACTGGACTTTCATCGTGGCTGGATCACCGCCATGTTTGGTGAAGTGAGGCAGCATCTCCCTAAGGGGCAGCTGGTGCGATACAAGGCGTGCCATTTCGCCTTGGTCCTGCTTCAGGATTTCCAGGGCCTGCGGAATGTTGCGATTGAGCGAATGTGACCCTGCAATTCGAATCTGACGGCGGAAGATTTCAAAAGGCGCGACCGAAATCCGGGCCTCCGGTGCACAAACGCCAAACATCAGAACCGTCCCGCCATCAGCCGCGTAGCTCACCATGCTTTCAACGACCTGGGTAATACCGGTGGCATCCGCGACAAAATCAAAGCTGCGTTTAGGCTTATCCAGCATTTCCGAGCCCGAAACGACTGGCTCAAGCCCCAGGCCCTCCGCAAATGCCAGCCGGTGTTCGTTGATATCGGCTACAGCAACGTGCTTTACACCTCGTGCCTTCAGCGACAACGCAAGCAACAATCCTATAGGCCCGGCACCGAAGACGAGCGCGGTTTCGGTTCCGTATGGACCAGTCTTGAGATCTGCTGCGCCAAGTCCGTTGAGGACACAGGCAAGCGGTTCCGCGAGGGCCGCTACATTGAAAGGCAGATCCCCGATGGAATGGAGATGGCTTGCCTCGACAAGACTCATACTCGCAAAGCCACCATTGTGCGTTACGCCATAAGCTTTCAAATCCGAACAGAGATTGGTCAGCCCCTTGAGGCAGGCACGGCAATAACCGCATGGAATATTCGGATCGACCGCAACGCGGTCGCCCACCTTCACATTGGTTACGTCTTCTGCCACGGCGACCACAATGCCCGCATATTCGTGACCCGGCACCAACGGAAATGCGCTGGAACCGTAGCGGCCATGCAGGACATCAATGTCGGTATGACAGAGACCTGACGCCTTGACGTCGATCAAGGCGTGCCCAGGCTGCAATGCCGGTTCCGGTAAGTCGGTCAGGCCTGCTTCGCCGTGGCCGGTAAAATAGATCGCTTTCATTTTATGTCTCGGCCCCACCGCCTCATGCCATCCAGTTGCCGCCATCAACACCGAAAGTCTGGGCTAAGATATAGTCGCTGTCAGATGACGCGAGGAACACCGCCATGCCAGTAATATCTTCAGGCGTCGCAAACCGACCGATCGGCACAGATTTTGCCACCGCAGCCTTTTTCTCACCCGGTTTCAAACCTTCCCATTTCGCAAAGTTCGCATCCACCACATCCCAGTGCTCGCCATCGACCACGCCGGGGGCAATCGCATTCACGTTGATACCGTATTTGACCAGAGCAAGAGCGGCCGACTGCGTAGCGGAAATGATGGCCGCCTTCGATGCGCAATAGAGCGTCACGAGCGCCTCGCCGCGACGCCCTGCCTGGCTGGCCATATTGATGATCTTGCCGCCGCGTCCGCGCTTGATCATCACATTTGAAACCGCTTTCATCATGAAAAGCGGTCCCTTGAGGTTGATACCCAACACACGCTCGTAGCTGTCTTCGGTCAATTCGTTGACGGGAGCCATGTCGAAGATCGCGGCATTGTTGACCAGAATATCGATACCGCCATAATCCGCGTCGATTTTCGCGACCACATCGTCGATCTGGCGAAGGTCAGTCACATCAAGCTTTACCGCCTTGACCGATGTACCGATACTGCGCGCGGCTTCTTCCGCCCGGTCAATGTTGATGTCGGCGATGACGACCTTCGCGCCCTCGCGCGCGTAGGCTTCGGCAAATCCAAGCCCAATACCGCGCGCCGCACCAGTGATGAGGGCCACCTTGTCTTTCAGTCTCATGGGGATACTCCGGGATATTGCAGCCTGCTCCTACAGGTGCGTTTTCTTTTCCGTCAGCAATAATGGATGCCGTTCAAAGCGCTCCAGAGCCTTGCCGTCAGGTGTAAACAAATGCGCATCGGTCGGGTCAAAACCCAGCTTGGCCGTTTCGTGTGCACGTGCCTCGCTGCCCCCGCCTGCCTCCGCAACAACCAGTCCGGTTGCGCTTTCATTTTGTACATAGAGATAAGTCTCACCGCCAAGGCGTTCTACAACCATGATCTCTCCCTCGAGAATACCATCAGAGGTCGGGTGAAGATGTTCCGGACGAATGCCGAGAACCAAGGGCGCACCCGCGTTTACTCCTACGCCTTTGACGGGCGCTTTGACCGAACGGCCATTGGCGAGTTGGACTGTGACCCCATCGGCATCGACTATGCTGGCGTTGACTTCGATGAAGTTCATGGTCGGTGAACCGATAAAGCCGGCCACAAACCGATTGACCGGATGGTGGTAAAGCTCCAGCGGCGATCCCACCTGCTCCACCTTGCCATCACGGAGAACCACGATCTTGTGCGCAAGCGTCATGGCTTCCACCTGATCGTGCGTGACATAGATCATTGTTGCATTGAGGCGGTCGTGCAGACGCGCCAACTCGATACGCATCTGCACGCGCAGCGCTGCATCGAGATTGGACAGCGGCTCGTCGAACAGGAATATCTTCGGTTCGCGCACCATCGCGCGTCCGATGGCAACGCGCTGGCGCTGCCCCCCCGAAAGCTGTTTCGGCTTGCGGTCGAGCAACTGATCGAGTTGCAGCGTTTTTGCAACTTCTTCAACCTTGCTCTCACGTTCAGCCTTGGCGACACCGGCGAGTTTCAGCGCAAAACCCATATTGTCGCGAACGTTCATATGCGGGTAGAGCGCATAGGTCTGGAAAACCATGGCAAGACCGCGCTCGTCCGGCGGCGTATCGTTGATACGCTGCCCGTCAATGGTGAGATCACCTCCAGTAATTTCCTCGAGCCCGGCGATCATGCGCAGAAGCGTTGACTTGCCCGAACCGGACGGCCCAACGAAAACCACAAATTCACGGTCGGCAATATCCAGATCGACCCCTTTGATAACATCAATATTGCCGAAGGACTTGGTGGCGTTTTTAAATGAAAGTGTAGCCATTTCATTTCCTCTATTTCACGGCGCCGAAGGTGAGGCCGCGCACCAACTGGCGCTGCGTGATCCACCCGAAGACAAGTATCGGCGCGATGGCGAGCGTGGACGCTGCCGAGAGTTTTGCCCAGAACAATCCTTCCGGGGATGAGAAGGAGGCGATGAAGGCGGTGAGCGGGCCCGCTTGCGAAGCCGTAAGGTTGAGGCTCCAGAACGCTTCGTTCCAGCATAGAATGATGGAAAGAAGCGCGGTCGACGCTATACCCGGAAGGCTTAGTGGTAAAAGCAGATAGCGTATCTGCTGGCCGACTTTCGCCCCGTCCATGCGGCTTGCTTCCAGGATTTCTCCCGGCACTTCCTTGAAAAAGGAATAGAGCATCCAGACGACAATCGGCAGATTGGACAGGGTGAAGATGATGATAAGGCCCGTGCGCGTATCGAGAAGTCCGCTATCACGCGCGAGAAGATAGATTGGCACCAATACGCCGACGGCGGGCAGCATCTTGGTGGAAAGCATCCACAAGAGAAGGTCTTTAGTGCGCTTGCCGGGGAAGAATGCCGCGGCATAAGCGGCTGGCACCGCGATAATAAGCGAGAGAATGGTCGCACCAAGACTTTCAACGATGCTGTTCATGGCATAGCGGAAATAATCGGCTCGCTGATTGACCGCTACGAAATTCTCCAGTGTCGGCTCAAAGAATAGTCTTGGGGGCGCCACCGCGTCGATTTCCGTCTTGAATGCAGCGAGCAGCATCCAGAGAATCGGGAAGAACATCAGTAGCGCCACAATCCAGCCGATAACCCCAGCCGAGACCGCGGCCTTGTTGATCCTGCGTTTTGCAGCCATCGGTCAGCCCCCTAACTATCCAGATTTCGTGCAACGGTCCGGATCAGGAACGCTGCAACGATGTTGGCCAGGATGATTGCGATAACGCCAGCTGCGGAAGCGCCGCCGATATCCCACTGAAGAAGTGCTTTAAGATAGATGAAATAGGTAAGCGTCGTTGTGGCGATACCCGGCCCCCCTGAAGTGGTGACGAGAATTTCCGCGAAGACTGAAAGAAGGAAAATCGTCTGGATCATTATGACGACCGAAATCGGGCGCAGCAGGTGCGGCAACACGATGTAAAAAAACATGACCGGCCCCTTGGCACCGTCAAGTCGCGCGGCCTCCATCTGTTCCCGATCAAGGGACTGCATTGCCGTCATCAGGATCAGCGTCGCAAACGGCACCCATTGCCAGGACACGATCAAGACGATGGATGCCATTGGAAACTGTGAAAACCAGTCGATGACCGGCAATCCGAAACTGCGCGAGATGAAGGCGAACAGCCCATTCACCGGATGCATCAACAGGTTTTTCCAGATGAGCGCCGACACGGTCGGCATAACGAAGAACGGTGCGATGACCAGAAGCCTCGCTATGTTTTTTCCCCAGAATTCCTGATCGAAGATGACGGCGAAGAGTACGCCGCAAACGACAGATATCACCAGAACAGAAACAACGAGAATAAGCGTCTTGGCGATCGCCGACCAAAGCGTGGGATCGGACAGCAGGAAGGAATAGTTCGAGAAACCGGCAAAGCCGGTAATGAACGGGTTGATAAGATTGTAGTACTGGAACGAGAACCACAGTGTCATCGACAGCGGGACGATCATCCAGAGCAGAAGCAGTATGACTGCCGGAGCGAGCAGTGGTCCCGTGCGGACACTGCGACGCGACTTGACGGCAAAGCGTGACTTTGTGCCTGCGGCCAACGTTTGGTTTGCTGGCATTCGAACCAATCCTCCCCTTCCCGTTTCGGATTCGCCACGGCGAACGTCTACGAAAATCAGACCAGTCGTTTCTCCTCCTACCGAAGACGACAGGCCGCTAGAGCATCTCCAGCAAAAGCATGAACGATTTTGCGTACGGGAAATGCGCAAAGCAAACAGTCAGAGCGGTTCCAACGGATAACGTCAGAACCGCTCTTTTGGCCGTTACTTGATGTAACCCGCTTGCGTCATGATCTGTTCGACCTGACGCTGCGCGCCATCGAGCGCTGCATCCACGCTCTGCTGACCGGCGACAGCCGACGAAATCGCCTGACCAACCAATGTCCCGATTGCCTGAAATTCAGGAATGGCTACGAACTGGATGCCGGTATAGGGAACCGGGTCCTTGGTCGGCTTGGTCGGATCGGCAGATTCGATAGCTTTCAGTACTGTGTCCGCAAACGGAGCTGCCTTCTTGTATTCCTCATTGGCATAGGTGGACTGGCGCGTGCCCGGAGGAACGGCAACCCAACCTTCGGACTTGCCTACGAGCTCAACGTACTCTTTCGACGTCGCCCATTTCAGGAACGATTTTGCAGCATCGACCTTCTTGCTCGATGCCGGAATTGCAAGGTTCCAGGACCAAGCCCAGGACGAACCATTCGGCGTTGCCTCTACCGGTGCCTTGGTGAAGGCAACCTTGTCCGCAACCTGGCTCTGCTTAGGATCATAAATCCGGCCTGCCGCCGAAGTGGCGTCAATCCACATGGCGCAATGGCCAGTCGAGAAAAGCGCCTGATTTTCATTGAAACCGTTCGAGGTAATTCCGGGAGGTCCAGCTTCCTTCATCAGGTCGACATAGAAGTTGATTGCCTTCTTCCATTCGTCTGAATTGATCTGTGGCTTCCAGTTTTCATCGAACCATCGGCCTCCGAAAGTGTTGATCAGCGTACCGAGATAGGCCATGTTTTCGCCCCAGCCCGGCTTTCCGCGCAGGCAGAGACCATATTGTTCTTTCGACTTGTCAGTAAGCTTGGTCGCGAAGTCTTTTATTTCCGCATAGGTTGGCGCATCGGGCATCTTGAGCCCAGCCGCATCGAACAGGTCCTTGCGGTATAGCGTAAACGAACTTTCGGCGTAGAACGGAACCGCGTAGAGCTTGCCATCAACCGTCAGACCGGCGCGAACCGGCTTGATGAGATCGTCATAACCGTAATCCTCGCCAAGATCGTCGACCGATAGGAGCCATCCCGCCTTGCCCCAGATCGGGGTTTCGTAGCCGCCAATGGTCAGGATATCGAACTGGCCGCTCTTGGTAGCAATATCGGTCGTCACGCGCTGACGCAGCACGTTTTCCTCAAGAACAACCCAGTTGATTTTATTGCCGGTCGCTTTCTCCCACTCCGGCGACAGTTTCTGCATGATGATCATATCACCATTATTGACTGTGGCCACGGTGAGCTCTTCCGCCCACGCAGTTCCAGCCATAAGTGCGACCCCTGCAGCAGACGCGAGAAGCCCTGCAACATAAGATTTGGTCCGCATTTCGTCTCCTCCTTTACGAATGCATAGCAAAATTCTTACATATGTAAAATTTATGGCGCGAGCTTTCACGCCTTGTCAAGCACGGTTTTCAATTTTGCGTTGTGAGGAGAAACGACCGCGGTGTGAAGAGGGGGCTAAGGCTGAAAAAGCGGACATTTCACCTACCAAATTCACGAGTTACTGTTTTAGCATACTGGAATAGCCATGGCATCATTCTCGGCAAAGACATTTGTCGGCTTGACGTTTTGCCCTGCCTTTGACAGTTTGACCGGATATCGCCTGAGCGAGAATGAAGGCGAACAGAGCTGGAGGAACATCCTGAAATCGTTGATGAAGCAGCAATCAGGATCAGATTCTGTCCTGAGAAATCAGCGCGTTCCATTTGCATTGCCGCTTCGCCAAAAGCAGCCTTGCCGCATGCAGCCAAACCTACGACGATTGACGAACAGGACATAGAGACGTGCGCAAGACGATACGCACCATGGAAGATTTTTCGGAATTCGTAGGGCTTTCGCGTCCGACGGTGTCGAAATACTTCAGCGATCCATCGTCCGTTCGACCCAAGACCCGGGAGCTGATAGAAGCGGCAATCAAACAATCGGGTTTTCGTCCCAATCTTTTCGCAGTGAACCTCAATCGGCGTCGCACGACAATTCTGGGTATAATCATCCCCAACCAGCTCGACCATTTCTACATGGCGATGACAAAACGGTTGCAATCCCTCGCGGAACAACGCGGCTATCTGGCAATTGTTCTCTCTTCCGATGGCAAGCCCGAACTTGAGAAGCAGGCGATCGAAACCTTGCGATCTCTGAATGTCGCCGGCGCCATTATTGCGCCGCTCGGTGAAGCATCGCAGCATTCAACGTTGGCGCGCCTCGCCGAAGATGTTCCGATTGTATATGTCGACTCTCCGCTCGACAGCACCTCACCCTTTGTTGGGACCGATAATCTCAAATCCTTCCACCTAATTGTCGATTACCTTTGCCGCTCGGGCAGCGAGCCGTGTTATTTTTCCATGCCCATGGTCAATAATAATGCTGTCAAGCGGCAGGAAGCCTATCGTCTGGCAATGGAAAAGCTCGGTTATGAGCCGCGCATCATCGATCTGGAGGAAAGCCGCAGCTGGGATTTCGAACGTTATGCATTCGAGCAGACCGCAAGAATTCTGCGCGAAAAGGGCAGACTTCCGACCAGCACCGTTCTGTGCTCAAACGACCGCATCGCCTTCGGCGTAACTAGCGGCCTCTGGCAGGCCGGCCTTAAAATCGGCAGGCTCAAGGATTGTGACGTTCGCGTCGCGGGTCACGATAACAATCCGCTGTCGGAATATACCTGCCCTCCACTCACAACGGTGGCTCAGGACTATAACGAGATCGGACGTCTGGCGATTGAACTCTTGTTTCGGACGCTGGGCGAAACAACAGATGACCGGCTGGAACTGCCGGAAACCCAGCGCGTCCTGCTGAATGCAGAAATCAAGCTGCGCATGAGCGCATGAAATGGCGGGTTACCCCGCCATTTCAATTCTCTATTCTCAATTCAGGCCGAGCGTGCCGCGCAGGGTGGAGAGATCTTCGGCAAGCGTTGTTACCGGACCAGCCAACGCCTTCCGATCATCTTCCGACAGCTTGTCGTAGGACTCGTAGCCGTCGCCCTTCTTGTACTTGGCGAGAATGTCATCGACCGTCTTGAAGTTGATTT is from Brucella intermedia LMG 3301 and encodes:
- a CDS encoding ABC transporter substrate-binding protein gives rise to the protein MRTKSYVAGLLASAAGVALMAGTAWAEELTVATVNNGDMIIMQKLSPEWEKATGNKINWVVLEENVLRQRVTTDIATKSGQFDILTIGGYETPIWGKAGWLLSVDDLGEDYGYDDLIKPVRAGLTVDGKLYAVPFYAESSFTLYRKDLFDAAGLKMPDAPTYAEIKDFATKLTDKSKEQYGLCLRGKPGWGENMAYLGTLINTFGGRWFDENWKPQINSDEWKKAINFYVDLMKEAGPPGITSNGFNENQALFSTGHCAMWIDATSAAGRIYDPKQSQVADKVAFTKAPVEATPNGSSWAWSWNLAIPASSKKVDAAKSFLKWATSKEYVELVGKSEGWVAVPPGTRQSTYANEEYKKAAPFADTVLKAIESADPTKPTKDPVPYTGIQFVAIPEFQAIGTLVGQAISSAVAGQQSVDAALDGAQRQVEQIMTQAGYIK
- a CDS encoding carbohydrate ABC transporter permease, whose amino-acid sequence is MAAKRRINKAAVSAGVIGWIVALLMFFPILWMLLAAFKTEIDAVAPPRLFFEPTLENFVAVNQRADYFRYAMNSIVESLGATILSLIIAVPAAYAAAFFPGKRTKDLLLWMLSTKMLPAVGVLVPIYLLARDSGLLDTRTGLIIIFTLSNLPIVVWMLYSFFKEVPGEILEASRMDGAKVGQQIRYLLLPLSLPGIASTALLSIILCWNEAFWSLNLTASQAGPLTAFIASFSSPEGLFWAKLSAASTLAIAPILVFGWITQRQLVRGLTFGAVK
- a CDS encoding carbohydrate ABC transporter permease; amino-acid sequence: MPANQTLAAGTKSRFAVKSRRSVRTGPLLAPAVILLLLWMIVPLSMTLWFSFQYYNLINPFITGFAGFSNYSFLLSDPTLWSAIAKTLILVVSVLVISVVCGVLFAVIFDQEFWGKNIARLLVIAPFFVMPTVSALIWKNLLMHPVNGLFAFISRSFGLPVIDWFSQFPMASIVLIVSWQWVPFATLILMTAMQSLDREQMEAARLDGAKGPVMFFYIVLPHLLRPISVVIMIQTIFLLSVFAEILVTTSGGPGIATTTLTYFIYLKALLQWDIGGASAAGVIAIILANIVAAFLIRTVARNLDS
- a CDS encoding zinc-dependent alcohol dehydrogenase family protein; this translates as MKAIYFTGHGEAGLTDLPEPALQPGHALIDVKASGLCHTDIDVLHGRYGSSAFPLVPGHEYAGIVVAVAEDVTNVKVGDRVAVDPNIPCGYCRACLKGLTNLCSDLKAYGVTHNGGFASMSLVEASHLHSIGDLPFNVAALAEPLACVLNGLGAADLKTGPYGTETALVFGAGPIGLLLALSLKARGVKHVAVADINEHRLAFAEGLGLEPVVSGSEMLDKPKRSFDFVADATGITQVVESMVSYAADGGTVLMFGVCAPEARISVAPFEIFRRQIRIAGSHSLNRNIPQALEILKQDQGEMARLVSHQLPLREMLPHFTKHGGDPATMKVQFVPD
- a CDS encoding mannitol dehydrogenase family protein is translated as MTKLSRVTLQGFDNVHKPGYDPTCLKPGIVHFGVGNFHRAHQAVYLDDLFGMGEGYDWALVGAGVRGSDDAMRDTLMAQDWLTTVVEQEADYAGARITASMVDYVTLSTEEGRKALMAYLTSPDTRIVSMTITEGGYYIDPASQTFDPAHPDIVADAAHPNQPNTVFGLIVQALKLRKAAGVQPFTVMSCDNIPGNGHVTEDAVVGLAKLDDPAFADWISAHVAFPNSMVDRITPATGAREREFAAKEFGIEDGWPVFCEGFKQWVVEDNFPAGRPALEKVGVTFTDQVAAYELMKIRILNGGHAAIAYPGGLLDIHFVHEAMEHPLIRRYLEKLTTEEIIPEVPPVPDTDLEAYRLLIDKRFANPSIGDTIRRLCLDGSNRQPKFILPTASDRVAEGKSVTGLALVSAFWCRYCYGRTDSGAIIEPNDPSWDRLARQAALAKSNPSAWLAMEDIFGSLASNSAYVTAFSSALLRIWQDGTVKTLERYLAGDPL
- a CDS encoding L-iditol 2-dehydrogenase translates to MRLKDKVALITGAARGIGLGFAEAYAREGAKVVIADINIDRAEEAARSIGTSVKAVKLDVTDLRQIDDVVAKIDADYGGIDILVNNAAIFDMAPVNELTEDSYERVLGINLKGPLFMMKAVSNVMIKRGRGGKIINMASQAGRRGEALVTLYCASKAAIISATQSAALALVKYGINVNAIAPGVVDGEHWDVVDANFAKWEGLKPGEKKAAVAKSVPIGRFATPEDITGMAVFLASSDSDYILAQTFGVDGGNWMA
- a CDS encoding LacI family DNA-binding transcriptional regulator gives rise to the protein MEDFSEFVGLSRPTVSKYFSDPSSVRPKTRELIEAAIKQSGFRPNLFAVNLNRRRTTILGIIIPNQLDHFYMAMTKRLQSLAEQRGYLAIVLSSDGKPELEKQAIETLRSLNVAGAIIAPLGEASQHSTLARLAEDVPIVYVDSPLDSTSPFVGTDNLKSFHLIVDYLCRSGSEPCYFSMPMVNNNAVKRQEAYRLAMEKLGYEPRIIDLEESRSWDFERYAFEQTARILREKGRLPTSTVLCSNDRIAFGVTSGLWQAGLKIGRLKDCDVRVAGHDNNPLSEYTCPPLTTVAQDYNEIGRLAIELLFRTLGETTDDRLELPETQRVLLNAEIKLRMSA
- a CDS encoding ABC transporter ATP-binding protein encodes the protein MATLSFKNATKSFGNIDVIKGVDLDIADREFVVFVGPSGSGKSTLLRMIAGLEEITGGDLTIDGQRINDTPPDERGLAMVFQTYALYPHMNVRDNMGFALKLAGVAKAERESKVEEVAKTLQLDQLLDRKPKQLSGGQRQRVAIGRAMVREPKIFLFDEPLSNLDAALRVQMRIELARLHDRLNATMIYVTHDQVEAMTLAHKIVVLRDGKVEQVGSPLELYHHPVNRFVAGFIGSPTMNFIEVNASIVDADGVTVQLANGRSVKAPVKGVGVNAGAPLVLGIRPEHLHPTSDGILEGEIMVVERLGGETYLYVQNESATGLVVAEAGGGSEARAHETAKLGFDPTDAHLFTPDGKALERFERHPLLLTEKKTHL